A DNA window from Syngnathus typhle isolate RoL2023-S1 ecotype Sweden linkage group LG2, RoL_Styp_1.0, whole genome shotgun sequence contains the following coding sequences:
- the appa gene encoding amyloid beta (A4) precursor protein a isoform X1, translated as MGDRVALLLLALAASTLAVEVPADGLTGLLAEPQVAMFCGKLNMHVNVQSGKWESDPSGTKSCVGTKEGILQYCQEVYPELQITNVVEANQPVSIQNWCKKGRKQCRTHTHIVVPYRCLVGEFVSDALLVPDKCKFLHQERMDQCESHLHWHTVAKESCTDRTMNLHDYGMLLPCGIDRFRGVEFVCCPAEAERDADSAEQDADDSDVWWGGAETDYSDNSMVREPEPTEQQEETKQSVLEATEEDDEDEDVLDNDQDGDGEEDEEDEEEEEDIADTLDADDDDDEPTANVAMTTTTTTTTESVEEVVRDVCWASAETGPCRAMLPRWYFDRQEGRCTQFIYGGCGGNRNNFESEEYCRSVCRSVIPTATPGSPDAVDHYLETPADENEHTHFQKAKESLEAKHRERMSQVMREWEEAEREAKNLPRADKKAVIQRFQEKVETLEQEAASERQQLVETHMARVEALHNDRRRLALESYLTALQQDPPRPRHVFSLLKKYVRAEQKDRQHTLKHFEHVRMVDPKKAAQIRPQVLTHLRVIEERMNQSLGLLYKVPGVADDIQDQVELLQREQAEMAQQLANLQTDVRVSYGNDALMPDQELGDGQTELLNQEDTLGLGGVGFIHPESFNQPNTDNQVEPVDSRPSLERGVPTRPVTGMKMDAIPELRMEKGDRQSTEYEVHHQKLVFFAEDVGSNKGAIIGLMVGGVVIATVIVITLVMLRKKQYTSIHHGVIEVDAAVTPEERHLSKMQQNGYENPTYKFFEQMQN; from the exons ATGGGGGATCGAGTGGCCTTATTGTTACTGGCCCTTGCGGCGTCAACTCTGGCAGTCGAG GTGCCCGCAGATGGTTTGACGGGACTGCTAGCTGAGCCCCAGGTGGCCATGTTTTGTGGTAAACTCAACATGCATGTCAATGTGCAGAGTGGCAAGTGGGAATCAGACCCTTCAGGCACCAAGAGCTGTGTTGGTACTAAGGAGGGCATCCTGCAGTACTGCCAGGAG GTTTATCCAGAGCTCCAAATTACCAATGTGGTGGAGGCCAACCAGCCAGTCAGCATCCAGAACTGGTGCAAGAAGGGTCGCAAGCAGTGTCGCACTCACACGCACATTGTAGTGCCCTACCGCTGTTTGG TCGGAGAATTTGTGAGCGACGCCTTGCTGGTTCCCGATAAGTGCAAGTTCTTGCATCAGGAACGTATGGACCAATGTGAGAGCCACCTGCACTGGCATACTGTGGCCAAAGAA tcCTGCACAGACAGAACCATGAATCTCCATGACTACGGAATGCTTCTTCCATGCGGTATCGACCGTTTCCGTGGGGTGGAATTTGTGTGCTGTCCAGCCGAGGCTGAGCGCGACGCTGACAGCGCTGAGCAGGATGCCGACGATTCTGATGTTTGGTGGGGTGGAGCGGAGACCGACTATTCCGACAACAG TATGGTGCGGGAGCCCGAGCCAACAGAGCAGCAAGAGGAAACCAAGCAATCTGTGTTGGAGGCAActgaggaagatgatgaagacGAGGACGTGCTGGACAATGACCAAGATGGAGAtggggaggaggacgaggaggatgaagaggaggaggaagacattGCTGACACGCTTGAtgccgacgacgacgacgatgagcCAACCGCcaatgttgccatgacaaccaccaccaccaccaccaccgagtCTGTTGAGGAGGTCGTCAGAG ATGTGTGTTGGGCCAGTGCAGAGACTGGTCCATGCCGGGCCATGCTGCCTCGCTGGTACTTTGACCGCCAGGAGGGCCGCTGTACTCAATTTATCTACGGCGGCTGCGGAGGCAACAGGAATAACTTTGAGTCGGAGGAATACTGCCGGTCTGTCTGCAGAAGCGTCA TCCCCACAGCCACGCCCGGCTCCCCTGACGCTGTGGACCACTACCTGGAGACACCTGCTGATGAAAATGAGCACACCCATTTCCAGAAAGCTAAAGAAAGCTTGGAAGCTAAACACCGTGAAAGGATGTCCCAG GTGATGAGAGAGTGGGAAGAGGCTGAGAGGGAAGCAAAGAACCTTCCACGTGCAGACAAGAAGGCAGTCATCCAG CGTTTCCAAGAGAAGGTCGAGACATTGGAGCAGGAAGCTGCCAGTGAACGGCAGCAGCTGGTGGAGACTCACATGGCCCGAGTGGAAGCTCTTCACAACGACCGCCGCCGCCTGGCTCTCGAGAGCTACCTGACAGCTCTGCAGCAGGACCCCCCAAGG CCTCGTCATGTCTTCAGCCTGTTGAAGAAGTACGTGCGTGCCGAGCAAAAGGACAGACAACACACCCTTAAACATTTTGAGCATGTCCGTATGGTGGACCCAAAGAAGGCGGCGCAAATCAGGCCTCAG GTTCTGACCCACTTGCGTGTCATTGAAGAACGCATGAACCAGTCATTGGGACTTCTCTACAAGGTGCCTGGTGTGGCTGATGACATCCAGGACCAAGTTG AACTCTTGCAGAGGGAACAGGCCGAGATGGCCCAACAACTGGCCAATCTGCAGACTGACGTGAGGGTGAGCTACGGTAACGATGCACTGATGCCCGACCAGGAGCTGGGAGATGGCCAAACCGAGCTGCTGAATCAGGAGGACACACTTGGCTTGGGAGGAGTTGGCTTTATCCATCCCGAGAGCTTCAACCAGCCCAACACTGACAACCAAG TTGAACCGGTGGACTCCCGCCCCAGTCTTGAAAGAGGAGTCCCCACACGGCCAG TGACCGGGATGAAGATGGATGCTATTCCTGAGCTCCGAATGGAGAAGGGGGATAGGCAGAGTACTGAATATGAAGTTCACCACCAGAAACTG GTCTTCTTTGCCGAGGATGTAGGCTCCAACAAGGGTGCCATCATTGGCCTCATGGTTGGCGGTGTTGTCATAGCGACCGTGATCGTCATCACTTTGGTGATGCTCCGGAAGAAGCAGTACACCTCCATCCATCACGGAGTCATCGAG GTGGACGCTGCTGTGACGCCTGAAGAGCGCCACCTGTCGAAAATGCAGCAGAATGGCTATGAGAACCCAACCTACAAGTTCTTTGAACAGATGCAGAACTGA
- the appa gene encoding amyloid beta (A4) precursor protein a isoform X2: MGDRVALLLLALAASTLAVEVPADGLTGLLAEPQVAMFCGKLNMHVNVQSGKWESDPSGTKSCVGTKEGILQYCQEVYPELQITNVVEANQPVSIQNWCKKGRKQCRTHTHIVVPYRCLVGEFVSDALLVPDKCKFLHQERMDQCESHLHWHTVAKESCTDRTMNLHDYGMLLPCGIDRFRGVEFVCCPAEAERDADSAEQDADDSDVWWGGAETDYSDNSMVREPEPTEQQEETKQSVLEATEEDDEDEDVLDNDQDGDGEEDEEDEEEEEDIADTLDADDDDDEPTANVAMTTTTTTTTESVEEVVRDVCWASAETGPCRAMLPRWYFDRQEGRCTQFIYGGCGGNRNNFESEEYCRSVCRSVIPTATPGSPDAVDHYLETPADENEHTHFQKAKESLEAKHRERMSQVMREWEEAEREAKNLPRADKKAVIQRFQEKVETLEQEAASERQQLVETHMARVEALHNDRRRLALESYLTALQQDPPRVLTHLRVIEERMNQSLGLLYKVPGVADDIQDQVELLQREQAEMAQQLANLQTDVRVSYGNDALMPDQELGDGQTELLNQEDTLGLGGVGFIHPESFNQPNTDNQVEPVDSRPSLERGVPTRPVTGMKMDAIPELRMEKGDRQSTEYEVHHQKLVFFAEDVGSNKGAIIGLMVGGVVIATVIVITLVMLRKKQYTSIHHGVIEVDAAVTPEERHLSKMQQNGYENPTYKFFEQMQN; encoded by the exons ATGGGGGATCGAGTGGCCTTATTGTTACTGGCCCTTGCGGCGTCAACTCTGGCAGTCGAG GTGCCCGCAGATGGTTTGACGGGACTGCTAGCTGAGCCCCAGGTGGCCATGTTTTGTGGTAAACTCAACATGCATGTCAATGTGCAGAGTGGCAAGTGGGAATCAGACCCTTCAGGCACCAAGAGCTGTGTTGGTACTAAGGAGGGCATCCTGCAGTACTGCCAGGAG GTTTATCCAGAGCTCCAAATTACCAATGTGGTGGAGGCCAACCAGCCAGTCAGCATCCAGAACTGGTGCAAGAAGGGTCGCAAGCAGTGTCGCACTCACACGCACATTGTAGTGCCCTACCGCTGTTTGG TCGGAGAATTTGTGAGCGACGCCTTGCTGGTTCCCGATAAGTGCAAGTTCTTGCATCAGGAACGTATGGACCAATGTGAGAGCCACCTGCACTGGCATACTGTGGCCAAAGAA tcCTGCACAGACAGAACCATGAATCTCCATGACTACGGAATGCTTCTTCCATGCGGTATCGACCGTTTCCGTGGGGTGGAATTTGTGTGCTGTCCAGCCGAGGCTGAGCGCGACGCTGACAGCGCTGAGCAGGATGCCGACGATTCTGATGTTTGGTGGGGTGGAGCGGAGACCGACTATTCCGACAACAG TATGGTGCGGGAGCCCGAGCCAACAGAGCAGCAAGAGGAAACCAAGCAATCTGTGTTGGAGGCAActgaggaagatgatgaagacGAGGACGTGCTGGACAATGACCAAGATGGAGAtggggaggaggacgaggaggatgaagaggaggaggaagacattGCTGACACGCTTGAtgccgacgacgacgacgatgagcCAACCGCcaatgttgccatgacaaccaccaccaccaccaccaccgagtCTGTTGAGGAGGTCGTCAGAG ATGTGTGTTGGGCCAGTGCAGAGACTGGTCCATGCCGGGCCATGCTGCCTCGCTGGTACTTTGACCGCCAGGAGGGCCGCTGTACTCAATTTATCTACGGCGGCTGCGGAGGCAACAGGAATAACTTTGAGTCGGAGGAATACTGCCGGTCTGTCTGCAGAAGCGTCA TCCCCACAGCCACGCCCGGCTCCCCTGACGCTGTGGACCACTACCTGGAGACACCTGCTGATGAAAATGAGCACACCCATTTCCAGAAAGCTAAAGAAAGCTTGGAAGCTAAACACCGTGAAAGGATGTCCCAG GTGATGAGAGAGTGGGAAGAGGCTGAGAGGGAAGCAAAGAACCTTCCACGTGCAGACAAGAAGGCAGTCATCCAG CGTTTCCAAGAGAAGGTCGAGACATTGGAGCAGGAAGCTGCCAGTGAACGGCAGCAGCTGGTGGAGACTCACATGGCCCGAGTGGAAGCTCTTCACAACGACCGCCGCCGCCTGGCTCTCGAGAGCTACCTGACAGCTCTGCAGCAGGACCCCCCAAGG GTTCTGACCCACTTGCGTGTCATTGAAGAACGCATGAACCAGTCATTGGGACTTCTCTACAAGGTGCCTGGTGTGGCTGATGACATCCAGGACCAAGTTG AACTCTTGCAGAGGGAACAGGCCGAGATGGCCCAACAACTGGCCAATCTGCAGACTGACGTGAGGGTGAGCTACGGTAACGATGCACTGATGCCCGACCAGGAGCTGGGAGATGGCCAAACCGAGCTGCTGAATCAGGAGGACACACTTGGCTTGGGAGGAGTTGGCTTTATCCATCCCGAGAGCTTCAACCAGCCCAACACTGACAACCAAG TTGAACCGGTGGACTCCCGCCCCAGTCTTGAAAGAGGAGTCCCCACACGGCCAG TGACCGGGATGAAGATGGATGCTATTCCTGAGCTCCGAATGGAGAAGGGGGATAGGCAGAGTACTGAATATGAAGTTCACCACCAGAAACTG GTCTTCTTTGCCGAGGATGTAGGCTCCAACAAGGGTGCCATCATTGGCCTCATGGTTGGCGGTGTTGTCATAGCGACCGTGATCGTCATCACTTTGGTGATGCTCCGGAAGAAGCAGTACACCTCCATCCATCACGGAGTCATCGAG GTGGACGCTGCTGTGACGCCTGAAGAGCGCCACCTGTCGAAAATGCAGCAGAATGGCTATGAGAACCCAACCTACAAGTTCTTTGAACAGATGCAGAACTGA